One stretch of Actinacidiphila sp. DG2A-62 DNA includes these proteins:
- a CDS encoding DEAD/DEAH box helicase yields the protein MNPLELADRLREDYRRFTWTTYPIADQSLRSRLERMVDEESLLWNGPYLSVQPRYQLDATLTELAADVGLPMEVTGAFPRVERLFTHQVTAITRIRQGLNTLVATGTGSGKTESFLIPVIAHAFDNGHRPGVKAIALYPMNALVNDQEDRVKAACEKLGLTYGVYTGATPQHERTRMQETPPDILLTNYSMLEYILTRRDDRELFRNGVLRHLILDEIHTYQGALGTEIAGLVRRLRGHVDVDGLVCVGLSATVSAGGDHDVDLQRTAEFASSLFAAPFDVNAIVEETAIPQPEPDHSAIGPAPDRDLLRRALADGGDTQRLRAVLGDPQASPVLDLLRAHLAHPSTVDELVDTLAVLPQRAGADRDALEDEVAGWLLLGADTHTPAGPPVLEAKVHLFLRSLPTPVRCVGEAEHLLLDGATTCSHTDCGAKATMSLGVCLGCGQDYDLERDEPHGPVVRYVARRLTAEEPLEVPRTGNRNWYPARRCTRCGKDANGTTCLGCGTATREVSVAIPEPDRPLTRCLVCGYQRSSHGAVQEFTARTAAAVTAAAFSLHTGLAAQSDDEMLRRLLIFADSRQDTAFQAGDLRDRARAVQVRHLIVDSIADRVRAQDPPASFNSLVEDVFRRGQISGLYDDPAGKDARRRALRVCEWDLLGELASDERRPPTLERLGLITIGYPGLEALSDDALKPITDTLGGGTAAARWLLARMLDLVRTRGGLGHDLLNKRLDAKTEAELIDAGATMGMGHSVTGYGETTVTVAGANPLALSHRGAAARLVRTAFPLVTNSDARERGVRKAVDLLAEHNLLTSTQVGTGRSRIQLRQVRPQAVEVRPASETMYRCGACRAVQPGPSPQNRCATFNCKGTMASWQGDPDDHERLLAASDAPLVVKAEEHSGQVPLENREDIEERFKDGDLNLLVCTMTLELGVDLGQLLAVILRNVPPRPSNYAQRAGRAGRREERVALIVTFAGGMPHDSYYYARPVEMIRGAIRPPAFLLDNQRVLQRHARAMALELCGQSLPQWMRGLVTEDAAGQLQGIGEVKIALTDGRDRISAQIHAAFRFGLAQDDLPWLTEDWARAVVDNWITDLDEAVESYRLRQKSLLEEWTQATSKPGNKEASRAVSSISASLEAMRSGDRIRAYTLSYLSNVGFLPSYAFPTDTTTLSLQRETAELAQDSVQALKDYAPGQLVYARGDKWLVDQVDFRRANLVNSDGVGALDSINLCNRCDTVNDSTSAHCLSCDSDDLTPQHSVPMRAMRASRRQRISADEEHRSRSPFEVTHHLGAPNTSETYLFERDGLVLQWERGAELTILNRGRIARNQSNSERFIVCSSCGLWFDAIPGPAPTRAQRDRQKFHDTICTNHQLVPSILQVERRVDCLQVLPDLEALDIRPDNLEEFLASTRAALDLGCRVILQAGDDEVAGFDWPRPDPEGEDATFRLAVLYEEVPGGAGYLRQLAARFGEVAAALVPVLDDCSCERSCYACLRSYGNQLEEDLLDRRIAADFLRRFINAPDVDGHRVPSYADAFHGRPRSAIERRLAIALMTIGVPRGVAQHSWGDRGSTDGTPRPVTIADFAWPEQKVAVFCDGWKHHHTTERQASDKAKRDSMRTQGWTVLSFWGGQIVRNAEQCAQEVLAHLAAEA from the coding sequence ATGAACCCGCTGGAGCTGGCCGATCGGTTGCGCGAGGACTATCGGCGGTTCACCTGGACCACCTACCCGATTGCCGATCAGAGCCTGCGCTCCCGTCTGGAGCGGATGGTGGATGAAGAATCGCTTCTGTGGAACGGCCCTTACCTGTCCGTGCAGCCGCGCTACCAGCTGGACGCGACGCTCACCGAGCTCGCTGCCGACGTCGGCCTGCCGATGGAGGTCACCGGGGCCTTCCCTCGGGTGGAACGTTTGTTCACGCACCAGGTCACGGCGATCACTCGGATCCGCCAGGGCCTCAACACCCTGGTGGCCACAGGTACCGGCTCCGGTAAGACCGAGTCCTTCCTGATCCCTGTCATCGCGCATGCCTTCGACAACGGGCACCGGCCCGGGGTCAAGGCAATCGCCCTTTATCCGATGAATGCGCTGGTTAACGACCAGGAGGACCGTGTCAAGGCCGCCTGCGAGAAGCTCGGCCTGACCTATGGCGTATACACGGGGGCCACTCCGCAGCACGAGCGGACGCGGATGCAGGAGACGCCGCCGGACATCCTGCTGACCAACTACTCCATGCTGGAGTACATCCTCACCCGCCGGGATGATCGGGAGCTGTTCCGCAACGGCGTGCTGCGCCATCTGATTTTGGACGAGATCCACACCTACCAGGGGGCGCTGGGTACCGAGATCGCTGGCTTGGTGCGACGTCTGCGCGGCCACGTCGATGTCGACGGGCTGGTCTGCGTTGGGCTGTCCGCGACCGTGAGCGCCGGGGGCGACCACGACGTGGACCTGCAGCGCACCGCGGAGTTCGCCAGCAGCCTGTTCGCCGCTCCGTTCGACGTGAACGCCATCGTCGAAGAGACGGCCATCCCTCAGCCGGAACCGGACCACAGCGCGATCGGGCCAGCCCCCGACCGCGATCTGCTGCGCCGCGCCTTGGCCGACGGCGGGGACACTCAGCGCCTGCGGGCCGTGCTCGGTGATCCGCAGGCCAGCCCGGTGCTGGACTTGCTGCGCGCACACCTGGCACACCCCAGCACCGTCGACGAACTCGTGGACACCCTGGCGGTCCTTCCGCAGCGCGCTGGCGCCGACCGGGATGCCTTGGAGGACGAGGTCGCCGGATGGCTGCTGCTGGGCGCCGACACCCACACCCCGGCGGGCCCGCCCGTCCTGGAGGCCAAGGTCCACCTGTTCCTGCGCAGCCTACCCACCCCCGTACGCTGCGTCGGCGAGGCCGAGCACCTCCTGCTGGATGGCGCGACCACCTGCAGTCACACGGACTGCGGCGCGAAGGCCACCATGTCGTTGGGTGTATGCCTGGGCTGCGGCCAAGACTACGACCTGGAACGAGACGAACCCCACGGCCCGGTCGTCCGCTATGTCGCCCGCCGCCTGACGGCCGAGGAGCCCCTGGAGGTGCCACGGACGGGCAACAGGAACTGGTACCCGGCGCGTCGGTGCACGCGTTGCGGCAAGGACGCCAACGGTACGACCTGCCTGGGCTGCGGCACCGCCACCCGCGAGGTTTCCGTCGCGATCCCCGAGCCTGACCGTCCACTGACGCGCTGCCTGGTCTGCGGCTACCAGCGGTCGTCGCACGGCGCCGTTCAGGAATTCACCGCCCGCACTGCAGCGGCCGTCACCGCCGCCGCGTTCAGCCTGCACACCGGGCTGGCGGCACAGAGCGATGACGAGATGCTGCGCCGGCTTCTGATCTTCGCTGACTCGCGGCAGGACACCGCCTTCCAGGCCGGCGATCTGCGCGACCGCGCCCGCGCCGTGCAGGTGCGTCACCTCATCGTGGACAGCATCGCCGACCGTGTGCGTGCCCAGGATCCCCCCGCGAGTTTCAACAGTCTCGTCGAGGACGTCTTCCGGCGCGGTCAGATATCCGGGCTCTACGACGACCCGGCGGGCAAGGACGCCCGTCGCCGTGCCCTGCGCGTGTGTGAATGGGACCTGCTGGGCGAGCTCGCCAGCGATGAGCGGCGTCCCCCGACCCTGGAACGCCTGGGTCTGATTACGATCGGCTACCCGGGCCTGGAGGCCCTCAGCGACGATGCACTCAAGCCGATCACCGACACCCTCGGCGGGGGCACGGCGGCGGCCCGGTGGCTGTTGGCGCGCATGCTCGACCTGGTCCGCACGCGCGGCGGACTCGGCCACGATCTGCTTAACAAGCGCCTGGACGCGAAGACTGAGGCCGAGCTCATCGACGCCGGCGCCACCATGGGCATGGGTCATTCCGTCACCGGCTACGGGGAGACCACCGTCACGGTGGCCGGAGCCAACCCCTTGGCCTTGAGCCACCGGGGCGCCGCCGCCCGCCTGGTGAGGACTGCGTTCCCTCTGGTGACCAACTCGGATGCCCGTGAGCGCGGCGTGCGCAAAGCCGTGGACCTGCTGGCCGAGCACAATCTTCTGACCAGCACCCAGGTCGGCACCGGCAGGTCCCGCATTCAGCTGCGTCAGGTCAGGCCCCAGGCGGTGGAGGTGCGGCCCGCCTCCGAGACGATGTACCGGTGCGGCGCTTGCCGCGCCGTACAGCCCGGCCCTTCACCGCAGAACAGATGCGCCACCTTCAACTGCAAGGGCACCATGGCGTCCTGGCAGGGCGATCCCGACGACCACGAGCGGCTGCTGGCCGCCAGTGACGCCCCCCTGGTCGTCAAGGCCGAGGAGCACTCCGGCCAGGTGCCACTGGAGAATCGGGAAGACATAGAGGAACGGTTCAAGGACGGCGACCTCAATCTGCTGGTGTGCACGATGACGTTGGAACTGGGCGTTGACCTCGGCCAGCTCCTCGCCGTCATCTTGCGCAACGTGCCGCCGCGCCCGAGCAATTACGCCCAGCGCGCGGGCCGCGCCGGCCGCCGCGAGGAACGGGTCGCGCTGATCGTGACCTTTGCGGGTGGCATGCCGCACGACAGCTACTACTACGCCCGCCCCGTGGAGATGATCCGCGGTGCCATCCGCCCGCCGGCCTTCCTGCTGGACAACCAGCGCGTCCTGCAGCGCCACGCCCGTGCCATGGCCCTCGAACTCTGTGGCCAGAGCCTTCCCCAGTGGATGCGCGGCCTGGTCACCGAAGACGCAGCCGGACAGCTGCAGGGAATCGGCGAGGTCAAGATCGCCCTCACCGACGGACGGGATCGCATCTCGGCCCAGATCCACGCGGCCTTCCGCTTCGGCCTGGCTCAGGACGACCTTCCCTGGCTCACCGAAGACTGGGCCCGCGCGGTGGTCGACAACTGGATCACCGACCTCGACGAGGCCGTCGAGTCTTACCGCCTCCGGCAAAAGAGCCTGCTCGAGGAATGGACCCAGGCGACAAGCAAGCCGGGCAACAAGGAAGCCTCCCGCGCTGTCAGCAGCATCAGCGCCAGCCTGGAAGCCATGCGCAGCGGTGACCGCATCCGCGCCTACACGCTCTCCTATCTCAGCAACGTCGGATTCCTGCCCTCCTACGCCTTCCCCACCGACACCACCACCCTCTCCCTGCAGCGCGAGACGGCTGAACTCGCCCAGGACTCCGTCCAGGCGCTCAAGGACTACGCCCCCGGCCAGCTCGTCTACGCCCGCGGCGACAAGTGGCTCGTCGACCAAGTCGACTTCCGCCGCGCCAACCTCGTCAACTCCGACGGTGTTGGCGCGCTGGACTCCATCAACCTGTGCAACCGCTGCGACACCGTCAACGACTCCACCAGCGCGCACTGCCTGTCCTGCGACAGCGACGACCTGACCCCTCAGCACAGTGTCCCGATGCGTGCCATGCGCGCCTCACGCCGCCAGCGGATCTCGGCCGACGAAGAACACCGCTCCCGTTCCCCCTTCGAGGTCACCCATCACCTTGGCGCCCCCAACACCTCCGAGACGTACCTGTTCGAGCGCGACGGACTGGTCCTGCAGTGGGAGCGTGGCGCAGAGCTGACCATCCTCAACCGGGGCCGCATCGCCAGGAACCAGAGCAATAGCGAACGGTTCATCGTGTGCAGCAGCTGCGGACTGTGGTTCGACGCCATCCCCGGCCCTGCCCCCACACGCGCCCAGCGGGACCGCCAGAAGTTCCACGACACGATCTGCACCAACCACCAGCTTGTTCCCAGCATCCTGCAGGTCGAACGGCGCGTGGACTGCCTGCAGGTCCTCCCCGACCTGGAAGCACTGGACATCCGCCCGGACAACCTCGAGGAATTCCTCGCCAGCACCCGCGCCGCCCTGGACCTGGGCTGCCGCGTCATCCTGCAGGCCGGCGACGACGAAGTGGCCGGCTTCGACTGGCCCCGACCCGACCCGGAAGGCGAAGACGCCACCTTCCGCCTCGCCGTCTTGTACGAAGAGGTCCCCGGCGGCGCCGGCTACCTTCGCCAGCTCGCCGCCCGCTTCGGCGAAGTCGCCGCTGCCCTCGTCCCGGTCCTCGACGACTGCTCCTGCGAGCGCTCCTGCTATGCCTGCCTGCGCTCCTACGGAAACCAGCTCGAAGAAGACCTGCTCGACCGCCGCATCGCTGCCGACTTCCTGCGCCGCTTCATCAACGCGCCAGACGTCGACGGACACCGGGTACCCAGCTACGCTGACGCCTTCCACGGCCGTCCCCGCTCCGCCATCGAACGACGACTCGCCATTGCCCTGATGACGATCGGAGTCCCCCGCGGCGTGGCACAGCACTCGTGGGGTGACCGCGGATCCACCGACGGCACGCCCCGCCCGGTCACCATCGCCGACTTCGCCTGGCCGGAACAGAAGGTCGCCGTCTTCTGCGACGGCTGGAAGCACCACCACACCACCGAACGCCAGGCATCCGACAAGGCCAAGCGCGACTCCATGCGTACCCAGGGCTGGACTGTCCTGTCTTTCTGGGGCGGTCAGATCGTCCGCAACGCCGAACAGTGCGCGCAGGAGGTTCTGGCGCACCTGGCCGCCGAAGCCTGA
- a CDS encoding WhiB family transcriptional regulator yields the protein MDSLQFLVGREQELRDLIQSSQHRDSVRAACRGVDVSLYHPEDGERPAEGPLAVCVGCGGRLECLALALRAEDPEARHGWYGGLGPAERDRIAAMLRLAKSATPLPDRALTAIRLGRDGWRINDIAQVLGCSRRTVQRYLGSVR from the coding sequence ATGGACAGCCTGCAATTCCTCGTCGGCCGCGAACAGGAGCTTCGCGATCTGATCCAGTCGTCTCAGCACCGGGACTCAGTCCGTGCGGCTTGCAGGGGCGTGGACGTGAGTCTCTACCATCCCGAGGACGGGGAGCGGCCCGCCGAGGGTCCCTTGGCCGTATGCGTCGGCTGCGGGGGCCGCTTGGAGTGCCTAGCCCTGGCGCTGCGGGCGGAGGACCCGGAAGCCCGTCACGGTTGGTACGGCGGCCTCGGCCCGGCAGAACGCGACCGTATCGCGGCAATGCTCCGGCTTGCCAAGAGTGCAACGCCCCTGCCGGACCGAGCTCTCACGGCCATCCGTCTGGGCCGAGACGGATGGCGGATCAACGACATTGCGCAAGTGCTTGGTTGCTCCAGGCGAACCGTTCAGCGCTATCTCGGTTCCGTGCGCTGA
- a CDS encoding transposase family protein, translating into MKKQPPAGGSPGVVYQVRLPVSKRTVDLVAGLIRRRRKQLGTRWRKAAPGTQAIVVLAVLRHDQRLADMAGGNAVSAATVRRWVLEVLDLLAAKAPRLDRALKKIARSGGAVVLLDGTLVRTRRRTGAANRKNYSGKHKAHGLLFLALTDEKGNLIWISSARPGRASEITAARHDHITAHLREAGLGALADLGFVGLDDDPDDNPVIITGRKATRSRRLTDAEREANRLVSRERAAVEHGFANLKTWRVLTKVRMNARHATTLLRALLVLANSEVRR; encoded by the coding sequence GTGAAGAAGCAGCCGCCCGCCGGGGGCTCTCCCGGTGTTGTCTACCAGGTCCGGCTTCCCGTGTCGAAGCGGACCGTCGATCTCGTCGCCGGACTGATACGCCGGCGCCGCAAGCAGCTGGGCACGCGCTGGCGCAAGGCCGCCCCCGGCACCCAGGCGATCGTCGTGCTCGCTGTCCTGCGTCACGACCAGCGCCTGGCCGACATGGCCGGCGGCAACGCGGTCTCGGCCGCCACCGTCCGACGCTGGGTCCTCGAAGTACTCGACCTGCTGGCCGCGAAGGCCCCACGTCTGGACCGCGCCCTGAAGAAGATCGCCCGTTCCGGCGGTGCGGTGGTCCTGCTGGACGGCACCCTGGTCCGCACCCGCCGCCGCACCGGGGCGGCCAACCGCAAGAACTACAGCGGGAAACACAAGGCCCACGGCCTGCTCTTCCTTGCTCTCACCGATGAGAAGGGCAACCTGATCTGGATCTCCTCGGCCCGTCCCGGCCGGGCCAGCGAGATCACCGCCGCCCGCCACGACCACATCACCGCGCATCTGCGCGAGGCCGGCCTCGGCGCCCTTGCCGACCTCGGCTTCGTCGGACTGGACGACGACCCTGACGACAATCCCGTGATCATCACCGGCCGCAAGGCGACGCGCTCCCGCCGCCTCACCGACGCCGAGAGGGAGGCGAACCGGCTGGTCAGCCGCGAACGCGCCGCCGTTGAGCACGGCTTCGCGAACCTGAAGACCTGGCGCGTCCTGACCAAGGTCCGCATGAACGCCCGTCACGCCACCACCCTGCTGCGGGCCCTGCTCGTCCTAGCGAACTCCGAGGTCCGACGGTGA